A genomic segment from Polyangium mundeleinium encodes:
- a CDS encoding sigma-54-dependent transcriptional regulator: MLRAHRAAGHHTGRVLLVEDEPDQAAILEAVLRHEGLDVLVASSGEQALEIQHRTPADVLVTDLNLPGMTGMDLMRRLTPPTEDEAIKTTTPAPAVVVVTGSGSVSSAVDALKLGAADYLQKPLDPARLVSLVRELLSSDNVREAEGEDDDAAAGPLVFEGMVGGSRGMREVFARIDRVASTMAPVLIVGESGTGKELVARAIHNRSPRKNGPFIPVHTGAIPRELIGSELFGHEKGSFTGAFSSAEGKFEAATGGTVFLDEVGTMDSAVQVSLLRVLETYRFTRVGGRKEIEADVRIVAATNKDLLDLVDENVFREDLYYRLNVFTITLPPLRERVEDILPIAERFLVKFAKRYGTPARRFSEGAIQRLYGHDWPGNVRELRNVVEQTALFAAGEIVAPEEVQIGQGRIERRTGRRSHHDLQVHANPPHAEPEHHVPTAPITTTPPPAIAELEGREPPPSLTEPPPPSASASFAQAPIRATTPSSHDLEAREGGDRSEHPLVLRLPVGTRLADAERKLILLTLEAVRGNKQRAARVLGISRRGLYSKLQAYGEHVGSHEAPEAQEAQEAESPQDSAEEAPPPASEEAPSVPSAAGDLDAGRCLS; this comes from the coding sequence ATGCTCCGCGCGCACCGGGCGGCCGGGCACCATACGGGGCGTGTCTTGCTCGTCGAGGACGAGCCCGATCAAGCTGCGATCCTGGAGGCCGTGCTCCGGCACGAGGGGCTGGACGTCCTCGTCGCTTCGAGCGGCGAGCAGGCCCTCGAGATCCAGCACCGGACGCCCGCCGATGTGCTCGTGACCGATCTGAACCTCCCCGGGATGACCGGCATGGATCTCATGCGTCGCCTCACGCCTCCGACGGAGGACGAGGCCATCAAGACGACCACGCCCGCGCCCGCGGTGGTGGTCGTGACGGGGTCGGGCTCGGTGTCGAGCGCGGTCGACGCGCTCAAGCTCGGCGCGGCCGACTACCTGCAAAAGCCGCTCGATCCGGCGCGGCTCGTCTCGCTCGTGCGCGAGCTCTTGTCCTCGGACAACGTCCGCGAGGCCGAAGGCGAGGACGACGACGCCGCGGCCGGGCCGCTCGTGTTCGAGGGCATGGTGGGCGGATCGCGCGGCATGCGCGAGGTGTTCGCCCGGATCGACCGGGTCGCATCGACGATGGCGCCCGTGCTCATCGTGGGCGAGAGCGGCACGGGCAAGGAGCTCGTGGCGCGCGCGATCCACAACCGCAGCCCGCGCAAGAACGGACCCTTCATCCCCGTGCACACGGGCGCGATCCCGCGCGAGCTCATCGGTAGCGAGCTCTTCGGTCACGAGAAGGGCTCGTTCACCGGCGCCTTCTCCTCGGCCGAGGGCAAGTTCGAGGCGGCGACGGGCGGCACCGTGTTCCTCGACGAGGTCGGCACGATGGACAGCGCTGTGCAGGTGAGCCTGCTGCGCGTGCTCGAGACCTACCGCTTCACGCGCGTCGGCGGCCGCAAGGAGATCGAGGCCGACGTCCGGATCGTCGCCGCGACGAACAAGGACCTGCTCGATCTGGTGGACGAGAACGTCTTCCGCGAGGACCTCTACTACCGCCTCAACGTCTTCACGATCACGCTGCCTCCGCTGCGCGAACGCGTGGAGGACATCCTGCCGATCGCCGAGCGTTTCCTCGTGAAGTTCGCGAAGCGCTACGGCACGCCCGCGCGTCGCTTCTCCGAGGGCGCGATCCAGAGGCTCTACGGGCACGACTGGCCGGGCAACGTGCGCGAGCTCCGCAACGTCGTCGAACAGACGGCGCTCTTCGCGGCGGGCGAGATCGTCGCGCCGGAGGAGGTCCAGATCGGCCAGGGCCGCATCGAGCGGCGCACGGGCCGTCGCTCGCACCACGACCTCCAGGTCCACGCGAACCCGCCGCACGCGGAGCCGGAGCACCACGTGCCGACGGCGCCGATCACGACGACGCCGCCGCCGGCGATCGCGGAGCTCGAGGGGCGCGAGCCTCCGCCTTCGCTCACCGAGCCGCCGCCGCCGTCGGCGTCCGCGTCGTTTGCCCAGGCGCCGATCCGCGCGACGACGCCGTCGTCGCACGACCTTGAAGCCCGCGAGGGCGGCGATCGCAGCGAGCACCCGCTCGTGCTGCGTTTGCCCGTGGGCACGCGCCTCGCCGACGCCGAGCGCAAGCTGATCCTGCTGACGCTCGAGGCCGTGCGCGGCAACAAGCAGCGCGCAGCGCGCGTGCTCGGCATCAGCCGGCGTGGGCTCTACTCGAAGCTCCAGGCGTACGGCGAGCACGTCGGCAGCCACGAGGCGCCCGAGGCGCAGGAGGCGCAGGAGGCCGAGAGCCCGCAAGACAGCGCCGAGGAGGCGCCGCCGCCCGCCTCGGAAGAAGCGCCGAGCGTTCCCAGCGCCGCGGGCGACCTCGACGCGGGCCGCTGTCTTTCCTGA
- a CDS encoding zinc-ribbon domain-containing protein: MKITCQSCQSKYTVSDEKVQGKTVKIKCRKCGATILVNSSGATTTNADAASAAGAEEAAADGGAYQVNVAEGDQRTMSLQEIVQAYNSSVITADTYVWADGMGDWQPLGQVPAIVDALNAAAQGASAPQPAPEPARAAVKKDGARGGARDLFGSDGASDVSTSASGMGGSSPRAAAAPMRIGAGKEEQSALFSLSALTNRAGQTSSSAASSLSSLGALASTPSKSMNSDDSGLIDLKALAAGASAAPSTTSAAASLLGDSGGLFELAAPPVTAPAAAPIPIPEETKPQKNRTPLFIGIGALVAVGAIVGAFMVMNGGPPPEETTAQSAAPANTPPPLETAPPAPTPTVAETEAPAASASALAANSKGGTSKAGGTTSKAGGTTTKAGTAPTSGGGTAPASTAKPTAKPSSCGCAPGDLMCAMRCSAKGK, from the coding sequence ATGAAGATCACCTGCCAATCTTGCCAGTCGAAGTACACGGTTTCGGACGAGAAGGTCCAAGGCAAGACCGTCAAGATCAAGTGCCGTAAGTGCGGCGCGACGATCCTCGTCAACAGCAGCGGGGCGACCACGACGAACGCTGACGCCGCCTCGGCCGCGGGCGCCGAAGAGGCGGCGGCGGACGGCGGGGCGTACCAGGTCAACGTGGCCGAGGGCGATCAGCGAACGATGTCGCTGCAAGAGATCGTCCAGGCCTACAACAGCTCGGTCATCACCGCAGACACGTACGTCTGGGCCGATGGCATGGGCGACTGGCAGCCCCTCGGCCAGGTGCCGGCGATCGTGGACGCGCTCAACGCGGCCGCGCAAGGCGCAAGCGCGCCGCAGCCTGCGCCCGAGCCCGCGCGAGCTGCCGTCAAGAAGGACGGGGCCCGCGGCGGAGCGCGCGATCTCTTCGGCTCCGACGGCGCCTCCGACGTGTCGACGAGCGCCTCGGGCATGGGCGGCTCCTCGCCCCGCGCGGCGGCCGCGCCCATGCGCATCGGCGCCGGCAAGGAAGAGCAATCCGCGCTCTTCTCGCTCAGCGCGCTGACGAACCGCGCAGGCCAGACTTCTTCTTCGGCCGCGAGCAGCCTCAGCAGCCTCGGCGCGCTCGCGTCGACGCCGTCGAAGTCGATGAACTCCGATGACTCCGGCCTCATCGACCTGAAGGCGCTCGCCGCCGGCGCGTCCGCCGCGCCGTCCACGACGTCCGCTGCGGCGAGCTTGCTCGGCGACTCCGGCGGCTTGTTCGAGCTCGCGGCGCCGCCCGTCACGGCGCCCGCGGCGGCCCCGATCCCGATCCCCGAGGAGACGAAGCCGCAGAAGAACCGCACGCCGCTCTTCATCGGCATCGGCGCGCTCGTCGCCGTCGGCGCGATCGTCGGTGCGTTCATGGTCATGAACGGCGGGCCTCCGCCGGAGGAGACGACGGCGCAGTCGGCCGCGCCCGCGAACACGCCGCCTCCGCTCGAGACCGCGCCGCCCGCGCCGACGCCTACCGTCGCCGAGACCGAAGCGCCCGCGGCCAGCGCGTCCGCGCTCGCTGCGAACTCGAAGGGCGGCACGTCGAAGGCGGGCGGCACGACGTCGAAGGCGGGCGGCACGACGACGAAGGCCGGCACGGCGCCCACGAGCGGCGGCGGTACGGCGCCCGCGTCCACGGCGAAGCCCACGGCGAAGCCGAGCTCCTGCGGCTGCGCGCCTGGCGATCTCATGTGCGCGATGCGCTGCTCCGCCAAGGGCAAGTGA
- a CDS encoding thioredoxin family protein — translation MTLPGGGSRPADPRSPARFFPVRFSKPTIDPRAFVLAASACLVACAARAPEPAPVVAIPGGAPAVVAVGDPDPKGTASSPRLHPWVWETDEPRARARAAREGVPLVVHLSAAWSAASIAMAREVWSDPRIQLQRMPIVALRIDLTEETPDAELWAARYGASSVPTTVVLDAEGREVARLSGPCTVEEVLAAIRKAAADP, via the coding sequence GTGACCCTTCCGGGAGGGGGCTCCCGACCCGCGGATCCGCGGAGCCCCGCCCGCTTCTTCCCCGTTCGTTTCTCCAAACCCACGATCGATCCACGCGCGTTTGTCCTCGCCGCGAGCGCATGCCTCGTCGCGTGCGCCGCGCGCGCGCCCGAGCCTGCGCCCGTCGTGGCGATCCCCGGCGGCGCGCCTGCCGTGGTCGCCGTCGGAGATCCAGATCCGAAAGGCACAGCGTCCTCGCCGCGGCTTCATCCGTGGGTGTGGGAGACGGACGAACCTCGCGCCCGCGCCCGCGCCGCGCGGGAAGGGGTGCCGCTCGTCGTGCACCTCTCGGCCGCTTGGTCCGCGGCGTCGATCGCCATGGCGCGGGAGGTCTGGTCCGATCCACGCATCCAGCTCCAGCGCATGCCGATCGTGGCGCTGCGCATCGATCTCACGGAGGAGACGCCGGACGCCGAGTTATGGGCTGCGCGGTACGGCGCGAGCTCCGTGCCGACGACGGTCGTGCTCGACGCCGAGGGGCGCGAGGTCGCGCGACTCTCGGGCCCCTGCACCGTCGAGGAGGTCCTCGCGGCGATCCGGAAAGCCGCCGCCGATCCCTGA
- a CDS encoding DUF3570 domain-containing protein, with translation MRRARQLIRAFLLPAAVFALVGLTDAGPSYAGDKDADGLVAVAEAMNEFVEGKYDKALSRLDTALKACKGKACEPSVRAEIQMAIGVVQGAGKKKLDAAKKAFESALKEDANVKLDKQWATKDLEKTFAEARQVLGPARPPPTKQQMASVTAAQAALAQKDWSGCMQTLIAEMATSSEFAAGKLMLAKCQDAGGLLLEAAADAQIAAKFAEEENNAAVAGEAKELIEKLQIDTPTITLQIPSAWSEVEVKIDGVVVPADKVKQPIPHNPGKATIEAKGKRGKFPAQYKSTEAFDRGEQITVNVDQGGAGGNNSAVFQCMQAARTPADMQRCIDTGGKGRGFTLKAGLETMFYTDTLSTTVVSPAAYISGENPTAGWQIGGSFIVDVVSTASPDIVATASRRWNERRFAGSLSGDFKVGPAKIGLNGAVSVEPDYLARAVGVAVSTDLKSKMVTPTLAYNLGFDVLSRAGTPFEVFREDIMRHTIDAGVSLVIDPSMIVVVGGTAELVFGDTSKPYRHIPMFTQATADRVPLGATRQVVSQNRLPFAPLEQLPTERSRFALVGRAAKRFEKTTIRGDERVYVDTWGQMASTTDARFFLDVNDDLRLGSHLRFNIQSSVDFWKRAYVATQSATGWNVPEFRTSDRELGALMGFTLGANARYALARVLSAQLQVEGLYNQYFDHIYVFNRFGLFTAVTLELEVD, from the coding sequence GTGCGGCGCGCCCGACAACTGATCCGCGCGTTCCTGCTGCCGGCGGCCGTCTTCGCGCTCGTCGGGCTCACGGACGCCGGGCCCTCGTACGCGGGGGACAAGGACGCTGATGGGCTCGTCGCGGTCGCCGAGGCGATGAACGAGTTCGTCGAGGGCAAGTACGACAAGGCCCTGTCTCGGCTCGATACCGCGCTCAAGGCGTGCAAGGGCAAGGCCTGCGAGCCGAGCGTGCGCGCCGAGATCCAGATGGCGATCGGCGTCGTGCAGGGCGCGGGCAAGAAGAAGCTCGACGCGGCGAAGAAGGCGTTCGAGTCGGCCCTCAAGGAAGACGCGAACGTCAAGCTCGACAAGCAGTGGGCGACGAAGGACCTCGAGAAGACCTTCGCCGAGGCCCGGCAAGTCCTCGGGCCGGCGCGCCCGCCGCCCACGAAGCAGCAGATGGCGTCGGTCACCGCGGCGCAGGCGGCGCTCGCCCAGAAGGACTGGAGCGGGTGCATGCAGACGCTCATCGCCGAGATGGCGACGTCGAGCGAGTTCGCCGCGGGCAAACTGATGCTCGCGAAGTGTCAGGACGCCGGCGGCCTGCTGCTGGAAGCCGCCGCCGACGCGCAGATCGCGGCGAAGTTCGCCGAGGAAGAGAACAACGCGGCCGTGGCGGGCGAGGCGAAGGAGCTCATCGAAAAGCTCCAGATCGACACGCCCACGATCACGCTGCAGATCCCGAGCGCGTGGAGCGAGGTCGAGGTCAAGATCGACGGCGTCGTCGTCCCGGCCGACAAGGTCAAGCAGCCGATCCCGCACAACCCGGGCAAGGCCACGATCGAGGCCAAGGGCAAACGCGGCAAGTTCCCCGCGCAGTACAAGTCGACCGAGGCCTTCGATCGCGGCGAGCAGATCACCGTGAACGTCGATCAGGGCGGCGCGGGCGGCAACAACAGCGCCGTTTTCCAGTGTATGCAGGCCGCGCGCACGCCGGCCGACATGCAGCGCTGCATCGACACGGGCGGCAAGGGCCGCGGCTTCACGCTGAAGGCCGGCCTCGAGACGATGTTCTACACCGACACGCTGAGCACCACGGTCGTGTCGCCCGCCGCCTACATCTCCGGCGAGAACCCGACCGCGGGCTGGCAGATCGGCGGCAGCTTCATCGTCGACGTCGTCAGCACGGCGTCGCCCGACATCGTGGCCACGGCGTCGCGGCGGTGGAACGAGCGGCGTTTCGCGGGATCGCTCTCCGGTGACTTCAAGGTCGGCCCCGCGAAGATCGGCTTGAACGGCGCGGTCTCGGTCGAGCCGGATTACCTCGCGCGCGCCGTCGGCGTCGCGGTGAGCACGGACCTCAAGAGCAAGATGGTCACGCCGACCCTCGCGTACAACCTCGGCTTCGACGTGCTCAGCCGCGCGGGCACGCCCTTCGAGGTGTTTCGCGAGGACATCATGCGGCACACGATCGACGCGGGCGTCTCGCTCGTGATCGATCCGAGCATGATCGTCGTCGTGGGTGGCACGGCCGAGCTCGTCTTCGGCGACACCTCGAAGCCGTACCGCCACATCCCGATGTTCACGCAGGCGACGGCCGATCGCGTCCCGCTCGGCGCGACGCGCCAGGTCGTCAGCCAGAACCGCTTGCCGTTCGCGCCGCTCGAGCAGCTCCCCACGGAGCGCAGCCGCTTCGCGCTCGTCGGGCGCGCGGCCAAGCGCTTCGAGAAGACCACGATCCGCGGCGACGAGCGGGTCTACGTCGATACGTGGGGGCAGATGGCGAGCACCACGGACGCGCGCTTCTTCCTCGACGTCAACGACGACCTGCGCCTCGGCAGCCACCTGCGCTTCAACATCCAGTCGTCGGTCGACTTCTGGAAACGCGCCTATGTCGCCACGCAGAGCGCGACGGGGTGGAACGTGCCCGAGTTCCGCACGAGTGATCGCGAGCTCGGGGCGCTCATGGGCTTCACGCTCGGCGCGAACGCGCGGTACGCGCTCGCCCGGGTGCTCTCGGCGCAGCTCCAGGTCGAGGGCCTCTACAACCAGTACTTCGACCACATCTACGTCTTCAACCGGTTCGGCTTGTTCACCGCCGTGACCCTGGAGCTGGAGGTCGATTGA
- a CDS encoding serine/threonine protein kinase: MRPDEIRPGGLVAGKYRIRTILGRGHGVLVEAFNTEFDQRVAIRLLLAGQTDDKELERFRREARTLAKLESEHVARIIDVGTQQDGTFYLVRQFLEGTDLATHVKTRGPLPLQEACLLVLQAAEAVAETHGHGIIFRELQPQHLFVTTRVGGAPFLKVIDFGTAKLMRDVAAPMAGEMTATTMLGLSPYSSPEIVRKAKSIDVRADVWSLGAILYYLLTARPPFEGEMAMLMLQITKEEPRPATQVRRDLPPEIDQIFGWAMAKDVDGRFANVHGFAHALRPYVTAEGQVIIDRIGAITHAAKQRKKTGSVPPPPLPAPTPPPRGSAGGQAADIEDEESVTRIQSSAAALGEMERTMFLAGDFVPQPPGPPKDAKAGTPGTVPFPGAGGGPVFGGAASGMGPSVLGPSGAPEGGPLSPQSAWAPGRPDPATPSGAVISPPGTGPAGGIVEPNPFAPKKDRRILFGGLAAAAVLVPVILVILLVGGDKKGGEGTTADSAGPVAVAPPQSTTAEPAATAPPPATTETTPPPAGDPVAVNTPPAGEPNTGKPAAGGNAGGGSAPAGTAPSGGATTKATATATSTAKAPPTATATPTAAPAAGGGNGTLVAVAVGGTCAFSVNGASKGTTSTLKLSLSPGTYSVSCKPASGATKSRSVAIKSGETAMAMFKLQ, encoded by the coding sequence ATGCGACCTGACGAAATTCGCCCGGGCGGCCTCGTGGCCGGGAAGTACCGCATCCGGACCATTCTCGGCCGGGGGCACGGGGTCCTCGTCGAGGCCTTCAACACCGAGTTCGATCAGCGGGTCGCGATCCGCCTCCTGCTCGCGGGCCAGACCGACGACAAAGAGCTCGAGCGCTTCCGGCGCGAGGCGCGCACGCTCGCCAAGCTCGAATCCGAGCACGTCGCGCGTATCATCGACGTCGGCACCCAGCAGGACGGCACGTTTTACCTCGTCCGTCAGTTCCTCGAAGGCACCGACCTCGCCACGCACGTCAAGACCCGCGGCCCCTTGCCCTTGCAGGAGGCCTGCTTGCTCGTCCTGCAGGCGGCGGAGGCCGTCGCCGAGACGCACGGGCACGGCATCATCTTCCGCGAGCTCCAGCCGCAGCACCTCTTCGTGACGACGCGCGTCGGCGGCGCGCCTTTCCTCAAGGTCATCGACTTCGGCACCGCGAAGCTCATGCGCGACGTCGCCGCGCCGATGGCGGGCGAGATGACGGCCACCACGATGCTCGGCCTCTCGCCCTACTCGTCGCCCGAGATCGTGCGCAAGGCGAAGAGCATCGACGTGCGGGCCGACGTGTGGTCGCTCGGCGCGATCCTCTACTACCTGCTCACGGCGCGTCCGCCTTTCGAGGGCGAGATGGCGATGCTGATGCTGCAGATCACGAAGGAGGAGCCGCGCCCCGCGACGCAGGTCCGCCGCGATTTGCCGCCCGAGATCGACCAGATCTTCGGCTGGGCGATGGCCAAGGACGTCGACGGCCGCTTCGCCAACGTGCACGGCTTCGCGCATGCGCTCCGGCCGTACGTGACGGCCGAGGGGCAGGTGATCATCGATCGCATCGGCGCGATCACGCACGCGGCCAAGCAACGTAAGAAGACCGGCTCCGTGCCGCCGCCGCCCTTGCCCGCGCCCACGCCGCCGCCGCGCGGCTCCGCGGGCGGCCAGGCGGCGGACATCGAGGACGAGGAGTCCGTCACGCGGATCCAGAGCTCCGCGGCGGCGCTTGGCGAGATGGAGCGGACGATGTTCCTCGCCGGCGATTTCGTCCCGCAGCCGCCCGGGCCGCCCAAGGACGCGAAAGCAGGGACGCCGGGGACGGTCCCGTTCCCGGGGGCCGGTGGTGGTCCCGTGTTCGGGGGCGCGGCGAGCGGGATGGGGCCTTCGGTGCTCGGGCCTTCGGGGGCTCCCGAAGGGGGGCCGCTCTCGCCGCAAAGCGCGTGGGCCCCGGGGCGCCCGGATCCGGCGACGCCGTCGGGCGCCGTGATCTCGCCGCCCGGCACGGGCCCGGCCGGCGGGATCGTCGAGCCAAACCCATTCGCGCCGAAGAAGGATCGACGAATCCTCTTCGGGGGGCTCGCGGCGGCGGCCGTGCTCGTGCCCGTGATCCTCGTGATCCTGCTCGTCGGGGGCGACAAGAAGGGCGGCGAGGGGACGACGGCCGACAGCGCGGGGCCCGTGGCCGTCGCGCCGCCGCAGTCGACGACGGCCGAGCCGGCGGCCACGGCGCCGCCCCCGGCCACGACCGAGACCACGCCTCCGCCGGCGGGGGATCCCGTCGCGGTGAACACGCCTCCGGCCGGGGAACCGAATACCGGCAAGCCGGCGGCCGGCGGCAATGCGGGGGGCGGCAGCGCGCCCGCGGGCACGGCGCCGAGCGGCGGCGCGACCACGAAAGCCACGGCGACGGCCACGAGCACGGCGAAGGCGCCTCCCACGGCAACGGCGACGCCGACAGCTGCGCCTGCGGCGGGCGGCGGCAACGGCACGCTCGTCGCGGTCGCGGTCGGCGGGACGTGTGCATTTTCGGTGAACGGCGCCTCCAAGGGCACCACGTCGACGCTCAAGCTCTCGCTCTCGCCGGGCACTTATTCGGTGAGCTGCAAGCCTGCGAGCGGCGCCACGAAATCGAGGAGCGTGGCCATCAAGAGCGGCGAGACCGCGATGGCGATGTTCAAGCTCCAGTAA
- a CDS encoding di-heme oxidoredictase family protein, translated as MSAFRRFGFALLLPLAAGLLVAAGGEEPIPWPHGDAPSSIELDEAIGAAIELAARERVEEFLEAAEKGEDREHIFALQPNIDLGAYDLERLFAFGDALFAHEFRGEDGFGDRPLPGLSRVHSGVRGGLDTYSCAGCHSVGGPDGAGAPTQNAFLLGDGDRASSANQRNAPHVLGLGFVQALGAEMTFDLGQTRSAALAKAAETGTDVTVSLESKGVSFGSLTAHPDGSLDTSAIVGVDRDLVVKPFGWKGDIARLRRFTEDAARIHFGVQSHVLALQWQVEPDVPRLGAGPNWWDPDNDGVQREIEEGILTATAVYMAMLETPVILPPHDPALRTRWSNGMAVFEEAGCASCHSPELPLMNVRWDEWPDTTGGPPVELNLMRDGEKPRGTSLVRLYSDLKRHDMGEGLADPHDSTGDVPRSVFLTRPLWGLAETAPYLHDGRAATIPEAIDAHGGEAAAARDAFRALDPEDQKDLHVFLLSLTREPKVHVLQ; from the coding sequence ATGAGCGCCTTCCGCCGCTTCGGATTCGCGCTCCTCCTCCCCCTGGCGGCCGGCCTCCTGGTCGCCGCCGGGGGCGAGGAGCCCATTCCTTGGCCCCACGGAGACGCCCCTTCCTCCATCGAGCTCGACGAGGCCATCGGCGCCGCGATCGAGCTCGCCGCCCGCGAGCGCGTCGAGGAGTTCCTCGAGGCGGCCGAGAAGGGCGAGGATCGCGAGCACATCTTCGCGCTGCAGCCGAACATCGATCTCGGCGCCTACGATCTCGAACGGCTCTTCGCCTTCGGAGACGCGCTCTTCGCGCACGAGTTCCGCGGCGAGGACGGTTTTGGGGATCGACCTTTGCCTGGGCTCTCGCGCGTGCATTCGGGCGTGCGCGGCGGGCTCGACACGTATTCGTGCGCGGGTTGCCACTCCGTCGGCGGGCCCGACGGCGCGGGCGCGCCGACGCAGAACGCATTTCTCCTCGGCGACGGCGATCGCGCCTCGTCGGCGAACCAGCGAAACGCGCCGCACGTGCTCGGCCTCGGGTTCGTCCAGGCGCTCGGCGCCGAGATGACCTTCGACCTCGGACAAACGCGGAGCGCCGCGCTCGCCAAGGCCGCGGAGACCGGGACCGACGTGACCGTCTCGCTCGAATCGAAGGGCGTCTCGTTCGGCAGCCTCACGGCGCACCCGGATGGCTCGCTCGATACGTCGGCGATCGTCGGCGTGGATCGGGATCTCGTGGTCAAACCCTTCGGCTGGAAGGGCGACATCGCGCGGCTGCGGCGCTTCACCGAGGATGCGGCGCGGATCCATTTCGGCGTTCAGTCGCACGTGCTCGCGCTCCAGTGGCAAGTGGAGCCTGACGTGCCGCGGCTCGGCGCGGGGCCGAACTGGTGGGATCCCGATAACGACGGCGTGCAACGCGAGATCGAGGAGGGGATTTTGACGGCGACCGCGGTGTACATGGCGATGCTGGAGACGCCGGTGATCTTGCCGCCGCACGATCCGGCGCTGCGCACGCGCTGGTCGAACGGCATGGCCGTGTTCGAGGAGGCCGGCTGCGCGAGCTGCCACAGCCCGGAGCTGCCGCTCATGAACGTGCGGTGGGACGAGTGGCCCGATACGACCGGCGGCCCCCCGGTCGAGCTGAACCTCATGCGTGACGGCGAAAAGCCGCGGGGCACGAGCCTCGTCAGGCTCTACAGCGATCTGAAGCGGCACGACATGGGCGAAGGGCTCGCCGATCCCCACGACAGCACCGGGGACGTCCCGCGCAGCGTGTTCCTCACGCGCCCGTTATGGGGCCTCGCCGAGACTGCGCCGTACCTGCACGACGGCCGCGCCGCGACGATCCCCGAGGCCATCGACGCGCACGGCGGCGAGGCCGCGGCCGCGCGTGACGCCTTCCGCGCGCTTGATCCCGAGGATCAGAAGGACCTCCACGTCTTTTTGCTCTCGCTCACGCGGGAGCCGAAGGTCCACGTGCTGCAATGA
- a CDS encoding di-heme oxidoredictase family protein produces the protein MRRALVLSLVATTLAACALDPTPVPTAQKGSARALGVYTTDLEPDLERQAYDALARDARRREHRFLDAADPGHLARSIRVEQADLEAGVHSPEAIFQLGAQIFHATFTPTMGYGGKDRPHLARFHEGRRGGPDAMRCDSCHWRGGPGGAGDAADNAYLAGDGDRQSSALARNPPSLVGAGLVELVAREMSAELARARDALVVKAKAEGKPARGPLVAKGVVFGELEARPDGALDGTSLLGVDTDLVVKPFGWKGHFASLRDAVEDELNIHHGMQSTWLVAHGDPARIGAFGGTDPDGDGVTDEIREGQVTALALFLAMQEVPVADPPEDQDHIVRLGAGEARFQALGCANCHIPALSLDSAVYSLPSREGGTPVRVDLAADAAAPRITPPFDGGPLRVYLYSDLKRHDMGPGLAEKQADRGVRPGTFLTRPLWGVARSRPYLHDARAPTLEDAILLHGGEAQAARDAFAALSESERADLRVFLTSLTRARRLSVP, from the coding sequence ATGAGGCGCGCGCTCGTCCTCTCGCTCGTGGCCACCACGCTCGCGGCGTGCGCGCTCGATCCGACGCCCGTGCCCACGGCACAGAAAGGTTCGGCGCGCGCGCTCGGGGTGTACACGACAGACCTCGAACCGGACCTCGAACGCCAAGCGTACGACGCGCTCGCGCGCGACGCGCGCAGGCGCGAGCATCGTTTCCTCGACGCGGCCGATCCCGGCCACCTCGCCCGTTCGATCCGCGTCGAGCAGGCCGATCTCGAAGCCGGCGTCCATTCGCCCGAGGCGATCTTCCAGCTCGGCGCGCAGATCTTCCACGCCACCTTCACGCCCACGATGGGGTACGGCGGCAAGGATCGGCCGCACCTCGCGCGGTTTCACGAAGGTCGCCGCGGCGGACCGGACGCCATGCGGTGCGATTCGTGCCACTGGCGCGGCGGCCCCGGCGGCGCGGGCGACGCTGCGGACAACGCTTATCTCGCCGGCGACGGGGATCGGCAATCGAGCGCGCTCGCCCGGAACCCGCCCTCGCTCGTGGGCGCGGGCCTCGTCGAGCTCGTCGCCCGCGAGATGAGCGCCGAGCTCGCCCGCGCGCGCGACGCGCTCGTCGTGAAGGCGAAGGCCGAGGGCAAACCCGCGCGCGGCCCGCTCGTGGCCAAGGGCGTCGTGTTCGGCGAGCTCGAAGCCCGGCCCGACGGCGCCCTCGACGGCACGAGCCTCCTCGGCGTCGACACCGACCTCGTGGTCAAACCTTTCGGCTGGAAGGGGCATTTCGCCTCGCTGCGCGACGCCGTCGAGGACGAGCTCAACATCCACCACGGCATGCAATCGACGTGGCTCGTCGCGCACGGCGATCCTGCGCGGATCGGCGCGTTTGGCGGGACGGACCCCGATGGCGACGGCGTCACGGACGAGATCCGCGAGGGCCAGGTGACCGCGCTCGCACTCTTCCTCGCCATGCAGGAGGTGCCCGTCGCGGATCCGCCGGAGGATCAGGATCACATCGTGCGCCTCGGCGCGGGCGAAGCGCGTTTTCAGGCGCTCGGCTGCGCGAACTGCCACATCCCCGCGCTCTCGCTCGACAGCGCCGTGTATTCGCTCCCGAGCCGCGAGGGCGGCACGCCGGTCCGCGTCGATCTCGCCGCGGACGCCGCGGCCCCGCGGATCACGCCGCCCTTCGACGGAGGCCCGCTGCGGGTCTACCTCTACAGCGATCTCAAGCGGCACGACATGGGGCCCGGGCTCGCGGAGAAGCAGGCGGATCGGGGGGTTCGTCCGGGCACGTTTCTCACGCGCCCGCTTTGGGGCGTCGCGCGGAGCCGCCCGTATCTGCACGACGCCCGCGCGCCGACCCTCGAGGATGCGATCCTGCTCCACGGCGGCGAGGCGCAGGCCGCGCGTGACGCGTTTGCCGCGCTCTCGGAGTCCGAGCGCGCCGATCTTCGCGTCTTCCTCACCTCGCTCACCCGGGCTCGCCGGCTCTCCGTTCCATGA